One window from the genome of Cyclobacterium amurskyense encodes:
- a CDS encoding CTP synthase: MAASTKHIFITGGVTSSLGKGIIAASLAKLLQSRGISVTIQKFDPYLNIDPGTLNPYEHGECYVTEDGAETDLDLGHYERFLNATTSQGNNVTTGRIYNNVITKERKGEYLGKTVQVIPHITDEIKNNFYKLGSEGKYDVIITEIGGCVGDIESLPFVEAVRQARWDLGPNNFLVIHLTLIPFLSAAKELKTKPTQHSVKQLLEAGVQPDILVCRTEHHLPVDVKKKIAQFCNVQLNCVIEAMDADSIYDVPLLMKKERLDERVMTKLKITSKTNTELEQWKEFLGKLKNPTMEVDIALIGKYVSLPDAYKSIIESFIHAGTSLECKVNLHLVSSEELNEGNIAKKLEFIDGVLVAPGFGVRGLEGKLIATEYARENLIPFFGICLGMQVAVIEFARNVLGLKDASSTESDPDCKDPVIFLMEEQKGVKQMGGTMRLGAYPCEMKKGSKAYTAYGKSKITERHRHRYEFNNKYLKVFEEHGMIATGKNPDKGLVEIIELKDHPWFVGTQFHPEYKSTVLNPHPLFVRFIKAVSDNKRNKS, from the coding sequence ATGGCTGCGTCTACAAAACACATCTTTATCACCGGAGGAGTTACCTCCTCACTTGGAAAAGGAATTATAGCGGCATCGCTAGCTAAGCTCCTTCAATCAAGGGGTATTTCGGTTACCATCCAAAAATTTGATCCTTATCTGAACATTGATCCGGGAACGTTGAACCCCTATGAGCATGGGGAGTGCTATGTCACCGAAGACGGTGCAGAAACGGACTTAGATCTTGGCCATTATGAAAGGTTTCTAAATGCGACCACTTCTCAGGGTAACAATGTTACCACAGGGAGGATTTATAATAACGTTATTACCAAAGAAAGAAAAGGAGAATACTTAGGTAAGACTGTTCAAGTAATTCCTCATATCACTGATGAGATTAAAAACAATTTTTATAAACTAGGAAGTGAGGGCAAGTATGATGTAATTATTACTGAAATAGGTGGCTGTGTTGGAGATATTGAATCTTTACCATTTGTTGAAGCAGTGAGGCAAGCAAGGTGGGACTTAGGTCCCAATAATTTTTTGGTGATTCACCTAACATTGATTCCTTTCTTATCTGCAGCAAAAGAGCTAAAAACCAAACCTACCCAACATTCTGTCAAACAACTGTTAGAAGCTGGAGTTCAACCAGATATTTTGGTTTGTAGAACAGAGCACCACCTACCAGTTGATGTAAAAAAGAAAATTGCTCAATTTTGCAACGTTCAATTGAACTGTGTGATAGAAGCAATGGATGCCGATTCAATCTACGATGTTCCTTTACTGATGAAGAAGGAACGACTTGATGAGCGGGTGATGACCAAGTTGAAAATCACATCCAAAACAAATACCGAACTTGAGCAGTGGAAAGAATTTTTGGGTAAGCTCAAAAATCCTACCATGGAGGTGGATATAGCCCTTATAGGGAAATATGTTTCACTACCCGATGCTTATAAGTCCATCATTGAATCCTTTATTCATGCAGGTACCTCCTTGGAGTGTAAAGTAAACCTTCACCTGGTATCTTCTGAAGAATTAAATGAAGGGAATATTGCTAAAAAGCTGGAATTCATAGACGGGGTTCTTGTCGCTCCAGGGTTTGGAGTGAGAGGCTTGGAAGGTAAACTTATAGCAACTGAATACGCCAGAGAAAATTTAATTCCCTTCTTTGGCATTTGCTTGGGAATGCAGGTTGCTGTTATTGAGTTCGCAAGAAATGTCTTGGGTTTGAAAGATGCTTCGTCTACCGAATCGGATCCGGATTGCAAAGACCCTGTTATTTTCCTTATGGAAGAACAAAAAGGGGTGAAGCAAATGGGAGGAACAATGCGACTTGGGGCTTATCCATGTGAAATGAAAAAAGGTTCCAAAGCATATACTGCTTATGGCAAATCAAAAATCACAGAAAGACATAGACACAGGTATGAGTTCAATAACAAATACCTTAAGGTTTTTGAAGAGCATGGGATGATAGCTACAGGAAAAAATCCTGACAAGGGTTTGGTGGAGATTATTGAGTTGAAAGACCATCCTTGGTTTGTAGGAACACAATTTCACCCTGAATATAAAAGTACTGTCCTGAACCCTCATCCTCTATTTGTGAGGTTTATCAAAGCGGTAAGTGACAATAAAAGGAATAAATCGTAA
- a CDS encoding fumarylacetoacetate hydrolase family protein, which translates to MKIYRTIKGIVVEKNNQLYTQPNENWDEFINDDNLYKKLEGIVETTAPSEDGHVWINEGLLAPVGNQEVWASGVTYFKSKLGRQEESKDSGGGTFYEKVYNAERPELFMKSTGPRVKGHLEKVRIRKDSTWDVPEPELTLLVSSSGKILGYTIGNDMSSRSIEGENPLYLPQAKVYNGSAALGPCILLTEKTLAKDTEIKLEVIRDSNLIFSDAITIDQIKRDFAELITFLYAEYSFPVGSFLMTGTGIVPGSDFTLASRDVVKIHINGIGTLINTVE; encoded by the coding sequence ATGAAAATCTACAGAACTATAAAAGGTATAGTTGTTGAGAAAAACAATCAATTGTACACCCAGCCTAATGAAAATTGGGATGAGTTTATCAATGACGACAATTTGTACAAAAAGCTGGAGGGGATTGTTGAAACAACAGCACCATCGGAGGATGGCCATGTATGGATCAATGAAGGTCTGTTGGCACCGGTAGGGAATCAAGAAGTATGGGCGAGTGGAGTAACCTACTTTAAGAGCAAATTAGGTAGACAGGAAGAATCCAAGGACAGTGGTGGGGGTACCTTTTATGAAAAGGTATACAATGCTGAGCGTCCTGAGTTGTTTATGAAATCCACAGGGCCGAGAGTAAAAGGACATTTAGAGAAAGTAAGGATCAGGAAGGATTCAACTTGGGATGTGCCAGAACCTGAGTTGACCTTATTGGTAAGTTCTTCTGGCAAAATATTAGGATATACCATTGGAAATGACATGAGCTCAAGAAGTATTGAGGGAGAAAATCCTTTATACCTTCCACAGGCAAAAGTGTACAATGGAAGTGCCGCGTTGGGGCCATGTATCTTACTTACAGAAAAAACATTGGCAAAGGATACAGAGATTAAGTTAGAAGTAATCAGAGACAGCAATTTGATCTTTAGTGATGCTATCACCATTGATCAGATCAAAAGAGATTTTGCTGAATTGATCACCTTTCTATATGCTGAATACAGCTTTCCTGTAGGTTCTTTTTTGATGACAGGTACGGGTATTGTGCCGGGTAGTGATTTTACATTGGCATCTCGTGATGTGGTTAAGATTCATATTAACGGTATAGGGACCTTAATAAACACTGTGGAATAA
- a CDS encoding malectin domain-containing carbohydrate-binding protein has product MKALLFSISFLIVLAASLTNVFAANYYVSHEKGNDNRSLAEAQNPATPWKSIDKVNSLFNYLKPGDAILFNRGETFYGTLHISASGSASSPIKVGAYGSGAKPVITSLKTVSGWKSIGNGIYESTSSISTSTVQVLLINGEAHELGRYPNSDVANEGYLNIEDVSGNYLLSSSELGGSPDWNGGEVVIKKNQWIIDTHQISSHSGSQIRYNGNISAYPAQRDYGFFIQNHIKTLDTFGEWYFNPSTKKINVYFGNSNPTSMKVEVSTLDNLLIKDYRDVNISIENINFKGANKDAIKLEGGNNIKITNSEINFSGENGILALEVLDLLVERNKISNTYNNAMYLRYGNDNAIIRDNEITKTALVAGRTQNEDAAGIGIFAYGENVLVQNNAIINSGFNGIQFNGNYSVVKNNFVDTFCQIKGDGGGIYTFGGVQYQGYKGRKIEGNIVVNSIGSKGGIPDKGVNYKPLAEGIFLDDNSNNIEIIGNTIGNTENSGLKMSNANNILVSGNTFFNSHSSLTLGNSAIGEDTRDINVVNNQFFSKTPDQNSYSIKTYKDDMQSLGSFDKNYFFRPLGDEFSIENQYTRNGKREAAIDNLEQWTAKFGKDKNSVSNTVEISTYTITKKIGSSLYANSSFDQNVSGVYCSNCKQQWESNSKTNGGALKVSGSGSSAVKIVLGGLKKDKTYLLKFNALANKVGNISTYLRYTGSPWEKLSAMTTLEVNTSLDGYEVLVSPYADVNDVSLLITSTEDNFTYWMDDLEFVEVEASFINPEEEIVFEYNPTKSSKTIALSGEYVNAKLEKFSGQVTIPAYGSVVLIRVAKGAEIEEKPELIKTPEIQLAIKEDITQLTEGDKVTLSSEITNLDNNIEKVDFYCGLKLVGSCEELPYQAVIEEIPAGGNYVWASVTDKEGNVSTSSEIEFTAKNKVVEVIESKPVENVANDILEGTYYHVGYNGTVNYEGQQFVAINKEYIKSSGVNVATKVSGSDEVLFQTEMFNKNLKFEIPLEKGTYTIKTYHNEMYFGNDGKYERAGLRVFDISIEGNVVKKNFDIFLENKNQETTLTFNTIEVTDGILDLELTASSNNSLISGIAIVPVTEVVVEETPVEVLVETPAETPKTEGAAIHLNTTAKEAITFQNNVHVSASEFITSSKSNTSTNTNASSEKIFQSERYASTLDFLVPVENGTYTVKTYHNELYFGKGGSAARAGRRVFDILLEGNVVMDNFDIYSYNNNQETVLTFEGVQVVDGVLDLKLIASANNASISGISIIEEIDEVIQTPGSEHLFFLNTGDKSDATLNGITYLAESNTERFYNEGTNSYENNKIAVDELFQSERSGKNLTYTIPVPNGTYTVFTMHHELWFGHAGSAAQAGKRVYDISLQGKVLKSDFDLFVENNNAPTLLSFENIEVTDGKLVLEMNAKVNNASISGIAIIGSAAKGGNIAANLRTSQNSFNRGYKEMYSRGYKEMDVYTETVAKEEIRIFPNPAKERATLEINAEIERGRVLIHNMNGQLVSHFDLASIKTENNQFNIPLNNLTQGMYLVSISNEQTVINKQRLIVNP; this is encoded by the coding sequence ATGAAAGCGTTACTTTTCTCCATTTCCTTTCTGATTGTTTTGGCAGCCTCACTTACCAATGTTTTTGCTGCTAACTATTATGTTTCCCATGAAAAAGGAAATGACAACCGGTCTTTAGCTGAAGCTCAAAACCCTGCTACTCCTTGGAAATCTATTGACAAGGTCAATTCACTTTTCAATTACCTAAAGCCAGGAGATGCCATCTTGTTCAATAGAGGTGAAACTTTTTATGGCACACTACATATCAGTGCCTCAGGTTCTGCTAGCTCTCCTATCAAAGTAGGGGCTTACGGTTCGGGAGCCAAGCCTGTAATCACTTCTTTGAAAACCGTGAGTGGTTGGAAGTCTATAGGAAACGGAATTTATGAAAGTACTTCATCCATCAGTACCAGTACCGTTCAAGTGCTTTTGATCAACGGCGAGGCGCATGAGTTGGGAAGGTATCCCAATAGTGATGTTGCCAATGAAGGTTATTTGAATATTGAAGATGTAAGTGGCAACTACCTTCTTTCAAGTAGTGAGCTAGGTGGATCACCTGACTGGAATGGTGGAGAGGTAGTCATCAAAAAAAACCAATGGATAATTGACACTCACCAAATCTCTTCCCACAGCGGAAGTCAGATTCGTTACAATGGAAACATCAGTGCTTATCCAGCTCAAAGAGATTACGGTTTTTTTATTCAGAACCACATCAAGACCCTCGATACCTTTGGAGAATGGTATTTCAATCCTTCTACTAAAAAAATAAACGTTTACTTCGGTAACAGCAATCCTACTTCTATGAAAGTAGAAGTAAGTACTTTAGACAACCTATTAATAAAGGACTACAGAGATGTCAATATCTCTATTGAAAACATCAACTTTAAAGGAGCCAATAAAGACGCCATCAAATTAGAAGGCGGAAACAACATCAAAATTACGAATTCTGAAATCAATTTTTCTGGAGAGAATGGTATCCTTGCATTAGAAGTATTGGATTTGTTGGTAGAAAGAAACAAAATCAGCAATACTTACAACAATGCAATGTACCTAAGATATGGTAATGACAATGCTATAATTAGAGATAATGAAATAACTAAGACGGCGTTGGTCGCTGGGAGAACACAAAATGAAGATGCTGCAGGCATAGGTATATTTGCCTATGGAGAAAATGTATTGGTTCAAAACAATGCCATCATTAATTCAGGCTTCAACGGCATCCAGTTCAATGGAAACTATTCAGTTGTCAAAAATAATTTTGTAGATACTTTTTGCCAGATAAAGGGTGACGGTGGAGGAATTTACACCTTTGGCGGGGTACAATATCAAGGGTATAAAGGCCGTAAAATCGAAGGAAATATCGTAGTTAATAGTATTGGAAGCAAAGGTGGTATTCCTGACAAAGGGGTTAACTACAAGCCTTTGGCTGAAGGCATCTTTCTTGATGATAACTCCAACAACATTGAGATCATTGGCAACACCATTGGCAACACTGAAAACTCTGGATTAAAAATGTCCAATGCTAACAATATCCTTGTTTCAGGCAATACTTTTTTCAACTCTCATTCTTCGTTAACATTAGGAAACAGTGCTATCGGAGAAGACACAAGGGACATTAACGTTGTTAATAATCAGTTCTTTTCAAAAACCCCAGATCAAAATTCTTATTCCATCAAAACTTACAAAGACGACATGCAATCTCTTGGTAGCTTTGATAAAAACTACTTTTTTAGACCTCTTGGTGATGAGTTCAGTATCGAAAATCAATACACAAGAAATGGAAAAAGAGAAGCAGCCATAGACAACCTGGAACAATGGACTGCCAAGTTCGGTAAAGACAAAAACTCTGTAAGTAATACTGTAGAAATTTCCACTTATACCATTACAAAGAAAATTGGCTCTAGTCTTTATGCCAATTCTTCTTTCGATCAAAATGTGAGTGGGGTTTACTGTAGTAATTGCAAACAACAGTGGGAGTCAAATAGTAAGACAAATGGTGGAGCACTTAAAGTTAGCGGTTCTGGATCCAGTGCAGTTAAAATAGTCTTGGGAGGATTGAAGAAGGACAAAACTTACTTATTAAAATTCAATGCCTTGGCTAATAAAGTGGGAAACATTTCGACTTACTTAAGGTACACCGGTAGCCCTTGGGAAAAATTATCTGCCATGACCACGTTGGAAGTAAATACCAGCCTTGATGGTTATGAGGTACTTGTTTCTCCCTATGCAGATGTTAATGATGTATCCCTTTTGATCACTTCTACGGAGGATAACTTCACCTATTGGATGGATGACTTGGAGTTTGTTGAAGTTGAAGCTTCATTTATTAACCCTGAAGAAGAAATCGTATTTGAATACAACCCTACAAAAAGTAGCAAAACTATTGCCTTGTCTGGTGAGTATGTAAATGCCAAGTTGGAGAAATTCTCCGGACAGGTTACTATTCCTGCTTATGGTTCTGTGGTGTTGATCCGTGTGGCTAAAGGAGCTGAGATAGAAGAAAAACCTGAGCTCATCAAAACACCTGAAATTCAATTGGCTATCAAAGAAGACATCACTCAGCTCACCGAAGGCGATAAAGTAACATTGAGCAGTGAGATTACGAATCTGGACAACAACATCGAAAAAGTAGATTTCTATTGTGGTTTGAAATTGGTAGGTTCTTGTGAAGAACTACCTTACCAGGCTGTTATTGAAGAAATTCCTGCTGGTGGAAACTATGTGTGGGCTTCTGTCACTGACAAAGAAGGAAATGTAAGTACTTCTTCTGAAATAGAGTTTACTGCTAAAAACAAAGTGGTAGAAGTTATCGAAAGCAAACCTGTTGAAAATGTAGCTAATGACATATTGGAAGGAACTTATTACCACGTAGGCTACAATGGTACTGTGAATTACGAAGGACAGCAATTCGTAGCTATCAACAAGGAATACATCAAATCATCTGGGGTGAATGTAGCTACCAAGGTATCAGGAAGTGATGAAGTTCTTTTCCAGACTGAAATGTTCAACAAAAACCTCAAGTTTGAAATCCCTTTAGAAAAAGGCACTTACACCATCAAAACATATCACAACGAAATGTATTTTGGAAACGATGGTAAATATGAAAGAGCCGGACTAAGGGTATTTGATATCTCAATTGAAGGAAATGTGGTTAAGAAAAACTTTGATATTTTCCTTGAAAACAAAAATCAGGAAACTACTCTTACTTTTAACACCATCGAGGTAACTGACGGAATACTTGATCTGGAGCTTACTGCTTCTTCAAACAACAGCCTGATCTCTGGAATCGCTATTGTGCCAGTGACAGAGGTAGTCGTTGAAGAAACTCCTGTAGAAGTGCTTGTAGAAACTCCAGCAGAAACACCTAAAACAGAAGGAGCTGCCATACACCTTAACACAACTGCTAAGGAGGCCATTACCTTCCAGAACAATGTTCACGTATCAGCAAGTGAATTCATTACCTCATCTAAATCTAATACGTCTACCAATACAAATGCCAGCAGCGAAAAAATCTTCCAGTCTGAAAGGTATGCTTCTACATTGGATTTCTTAGTACCTGTTGAAAATGGAACTTACACAGTGAAAACTTACCACAATGAGTTGTACTTCGGAAAAGGTGGATCTGCTGCAAGAGCAGGAAGAAGGGTATTTGACATTCTTTTGGAAGGCAATGTGGTCATGGACAATTTTGATATCTATTCTTACAACAACAACCAAGAGACCGTCCTTACTTTTGAAGGGGTACAGGTAGTAGATGGCGTTTTAGACTTGAAATTGATCGCTAGCGCCAACAATGCCTCTATCTCCGGAATATCTATTATCGAAGAAATTGATGAGGTTATTCAGACACCTGGTTCAGAACATCTTTTCTTTTTAAATACTGGTGACAAGTCAGACGCAACATTGAATGGCATCACTTACCTGGCGGAATCCAATACTGAAAGGTTTTACAATGAGGGAACCAACAGCTATGAAAACAATAAAATCGCTGTAGATGAACTTTTCCAATCAGAAAGAAGCGGTAAAAACTTGACCTATACCATTCCTGTACCTAATGGAACTTACACCGTGTTCACCATGCACCATGAATTGTGGTTTGGACATGCCGGTAGTGCTGCTCAAGCTGGAAAAAGGGTTTATGACATCTCTCTTCAGGGCAAGGTATTAAAAAGTGATTTTGACCTTTTTGTTGAAAACAACAATGCACCAACCTTGCTTTCTTTTGAAAACATCGAAGTGACTGATGGTAAACTGGTATTGGAAATGAACGCCAAAGTGAATAATGCAAGCATCTCTGGCATTGCCATCATAGGAAGCGCTGCCAAAGGAGGAAACATCGCCGCTAACCTAAGAACATCTCAAAACTCCTTCAACAGAGGATACAAAGAAATGTACAGCAGGGGTTACAAGGAAATGGATGTGTACACTGAAACTGTTGCAAAAGAAGAGATTCGTATCTTCCCTAATCCTGCCAAGGAAAGAGCTACTTTGGAAATCAACGCTGAAATCGAAAGAGGAAGAGTACTTATCCACAACATGAACGGTCAGTTGGTGAGCCACTTTGACTTGGCCAGCATCAAAACTGAAAACAACCAATTCAATATCCCACTAAACAACCTTACTCAAGGAATGTACCTGGTAAGCATTAGCAACGAACAAACTGTGATCAATAAACAAAGACTAATCGTCAATCCATAA
- a CDS encoding T9SS type A sorting domain-containing protein encodes MKQSYIVLSFIFLLILLPTCFIFAHNEVLDLKEREFGYMSNRYNDHLDIKPELYFTADEVTVAQVLFPDARNLSFSMTRAGVPTSITFLEYVVNGLVGEETCLTATIFDEYRVPLFGVELFYEVNGVFQGSAISDENGRIKICQTPVVTGDLEVAVYFEGGEPKEATIVAGMVSEDLKIDSFWLVDAESNVFMKELKDGVKIPYSTIQDKKLSLVVISDPEIVGSVKMDMEFLTQCAICEVDSHSITENLVPYSLFGDAKGNYVGKEFLPGSYSLTATPYEAKYRTGNQGALSTINFEVVFDKFIDGFTLVNASDDKDIQVIMDGDVIDLSSFKNGKFNIRANVPFSQTQGGVGMELSGPINFSQFEKVEPIALFTDVGGDYTGRGLPEGKYTLSATAYPFSSSINRGIGGETLTMDFEVVQNSKIDKFTLINADTDLDIMTIVEGSYIDLKLYKDVKLNIRAEGKGDNIAAMTFMLSGTKNYNWTERKAPFAIFGDSPGNDYNGKYFQAGNYKLTVRPYSSDNMIGEGLTVNFSAGYDANKSLRIGNEFLNQLEAKEAEVGAVDPLQEEDLIVYPQPSQNVVNIRYPSSLNENAMVMIYKGNGQLIHGGQMGNTSNFNFESYGSGLYLIHVNNGDNLISKKVFIY; translated from the coding sequence ATGAAACAATCTTACATAGTTTTAAGCTTTATTTTTTTACTGATATTACTTCCAACCTGCTTCATCTTCGCTCATAATGAGGTGCTAGACCTTAAGGAACGTGAGTTTGGATATATGTCTAACCGATACAATGACCATCTAGATATAAAACCAGAGCTATATTTCACCGCAGATGAAGTAACCGTCGCTCAGGTATTGTTTCCAGATGCTAGAAACCTTAGTTTTAGTATGACACGTGCTGGAGTGCCAACTTCCATTACTTTTTTAGAATATGTAGTTAATGGGCTTGTTGGTGAGGAGACTTGTTTGACAGCCACAATTTTTGACGAGTATAGAGTCCCATTATTTGGTGTTGAATTGTTCTATGAAGTCAATGGCGTGTTTCAAGGTTCGGCCATTTCTGATGAAAATGGAAGAATAAAAATCTGTCAAACGCCAGTTGTTACGGGTGATTTGGAAGTGGCTGTTTATTTTGAAGGCGGTGAGCCAAAGGAAGCAACCATCGTGGCAGGTATGGTCTCAGAGGATTTGAAGATTGATAGCTTTTGGTTAGTTGATGCCGAATCCAATGTGTTTATGAAGGAATTAAAGGATGGAGTTAAAATCCCTTATTCAACCATTCAAGATAAAAAACTTTCCTTGGTAGTAATCTCGGATCCGGAAATTGTGGGATCTGTGAAAATGGATATGGAATTCTTGACTCAATGTGCTATTTGTGAGGTTGATAGTCATAGCATAACTGAAAACCTTGTACCGTATTCTTTATTTGGTGATGCCAAAGGAAACTATGTAGGCAAGGAATTTTTGCCTGGTTCTTATTCATTAACAGCTACTCCTTATGAGGCAAAGTATCGCACAGGAAATCAGGGAGCTTTGTCCACAATAAATTTTGAAGTAGTTTTTGACAAGTTTATTGATGGTTTCACATTGGTCAATGCCAGTGATGACAAAGATATTCAAGTAATAATGGATGGAGATGTCATTGATTTATCATCGTTTAAAAATGGGAAATTCAATATCAGAGCCAATGTACCCTTTAGTCAAACACAAGGTGGAGTTGGGATGGAGCTTAGTGGTCCTATCAATTTCTCCCAGTTTGAAAAAGTGGAACCTATAGCACTTTTTACAGATGTTGGAGGGGATTATACTGGAAGAGGACTTCCTGAGGGAAAATACACCTTGTCTGCAACTGCTTACCCCTTCAGTTCAAGCATCAATAGGGGGATAGGTGGTGAAACTTTAACAATGGATTTTGAAGTGGTTCAAAATAGTAAAATTGATAAATTTACTTTGATAAATGCGGATACTGACCTAGATATTATGACAATTGTGGAAGGTAGCTACATAGACCTAAAATTATACAAAGATGTCAAACTTAATATTAGAGCCGAAGGTAAGGGGGATAATATAGCGGCAATGACATTTATGCTTTCAGGTACAAAAAATTACAATTGGACAGAAAGAAAGGCCCCTTTTGCGATTTTTGGTGATTCACCAGGCAATGATTACAATGGTAAATATTTCCAAGCAGGAAACTATAAACTAACGGTTAGGCCATACAGTAGTGATAATATGATAGGAGAAGGGCTAACTGTTAACTTTAGTGCTGGCTATGATGCTAATAAAAGCTTAAGGATCGGTAATGAGTTCCTAAATCAGCTCGAGGCCAAGGAAGCTGAAGTTGGTGCTGTTGATCCTTTACAAGAAGAAGACCTTATCGTATATCCACAGCCCTCTCAAAATGTTGTGAACATAAGATATCCATCCTCTCTTAATGAAAATGCAATGGTAATGATATATAAAGGCAATGGCCAATTGATTCACGGTGGACAGATGGGTAACACCTCAAATTTTAATTTTGAAAGTTATGGTTCTGGATTGTACCTCATTCATGTAAACAATGGAGATAATTTAATTTCAAAGAAGGTTTTTATCTATTAA